The following are encoded in a window of Eriocheir sinensis breed Jianghai 21 chromosome 35, ASM2467909v1, whole genome shotgun sequence genomic DNA:
- the LOC127007407 gene encoding uncharacterized protein LOC127007407 isoform X25, with amino-acid sequence MVSCEGSFSSFSVTTTSFVLLPGRISFVISVRSSFRGPSPLSETFLLSTNVSLMVSCEGSFSSFSVTTTSFVLLPGRISFVISVRSTIRGPSPFSVTFLLSTNFSLMVSREGSFSSFSVTTISFVLLPGRISFVISVRSTIRGPSPFSVTFLLSTNFSLMVSREGSFSSFSVTTASFVLLPGRISFVVSVRSSFTGPSPFSVTFLLSTNVSLMVSCEGSFSSFSVTTISFVLLPGRISFVISVRSSFTGPSPFSVTFLLSTNVSLMVSCEGSFSSFSVTTISFVLLPGRISFVISVRSSFTGPSPFSETFLLSTNVSLMVSCEGSFSSFSVTTTSFVLLPGRISFVISVRSSFTGPSPFSETFLLSTDVSLMVSCEGSFSSFFVTTTSFVLLPGRISFVISVRSSFTGPSPFSETFLLSTDVSLMVSSEGSFSSFSVTTTSFVLLPGRISFVISVRSSSSITTCVSVVFDTFPWGFTSVSVVFSTTVLLLVTCPVSSVSSKTFLSTVFMVSLGPFSTSSSPFPQGSSAAFSRLVEAAPSFWTPVEPAPPASDRLLAFRFPRTMKIVQTTKSNIVVD; translated from the exons atggtttcatgtgaaggtagtttttcttctttctctgttactacaacttcattcgttttattgccgggcagaatctcctttgttatctctgttcgttcttctttcagag gtccatcgccattgtctgaaacattcctactctccacaaatgtttccttgatggtttcatgtgaag gtagtttttcttccttctctgttactacaacttcattcgttttattgccgggcagaatctcctttgttatctctgttcggtctactatcagaggtccatcgccattttctgtaacattcctactctccacaaatttttccttgatggtttcccgtgaaggtagtttttcttctttttctgttactacaatttcattcgttttattgccgggcagaatctcctttgttatctctgttcggtctactatcagaggtccatcgccattttctgtaacattcctactctccacaaatttttccttgatggtttcccgtgaag gtagtttttcttctttctctgttactacagcttcattcgttttattgccgggcagaatctcctttgttgtctctgttcgttcttctttcacaggtccatcgccattttctgtaacattcctactctccacaaatgtttccttgatggtttcatgtgaaggtagtttttcttctttttctgttactacaatttcattcgttttattgccgggcagaatctcctttgttatctctgttcgttcttctttcacaggtccatcgccattttctgtaacattcctactctccacaaatgtttccttgatggtttcatgtgaaggtagtttttcttctttctctgttactacaatttcattcgttttattgccgggcagaatctcctttgttatctctgttcgttcttctttcacaggtccatcgccattttctgaaacattcctactctccacaaatgtttccttgatggtttcatgtgaag gtagtttttcttctttctctgttactacaacttcattcgttttattgccgggcagaatctcctttgttatctctgttcgttcttctttcacaggtccatcgccattttctgaaacattcctactctccacagatgtttccttgatggtttcatgtgaaggtagtttttcttctttctttgttactacaacttcattcgttttattgccgggcagaatctcctttgttatctctgttcgttcttctttcacaggtccatcgccattttctgaaacattcctactctccacagatgtttccttgatggtttcaagtgaag gtagtttttcttctttctctgttactacaacttcattcgttttattgccgggcagaatctcctttgtcaTCTCTGTTCGTTCTTCCTCATCCATAACAACCTGTGTTTCCGTAGTCTTTGATACATTTCCGTGGGGCTTTACGTCAGTTTCTGTAGTCTTTTCAACGACTGTCTTGTTGCTGGTTACATGCCCCGTTTCATCTGTATCATCAAAGACTTTCCTTTCCACGGTCTTCATGGTGTCATTAGGGCCATTTTCCACCTCTTCGTCACCTTTTCCCCAAGGCTCCTCGGCGGCCTTCTCCAGGCTAGTGGAGGCCGCCCCGTCCTTTTGGACCCCGGTGGAGCCCGCACCCCCGGCCAGCGACAGGCTGCTGGCATTCAGATTCCCGAGGACCATGAAGATCGTCCAAACTACGAAGAGCAACATAGTTGTTGACTGA
- the LOC127007407 gene encoding uncharacterized protein LOC127007407 isoform X23, with translation MVSCEGSFSSFSVTTTSFVLLPGRISFVISVRSSFTGPSPLSETFLLSTNVSLMVSCEGSFSSFSVTTTSFVLLPGRISFVISVRSTIRGPSPFSVTFLLSTNFSLMVSREGSFSSFSVTTISFVLLPGRISFVISVRSTIRGPSPFSVTFLLSTNFSLMVSREGSFSSFSVTTASFVLLPGRISFVVSVRSSFTGPSPFSVTFLLSTNVSLMVSCEGSFSSFSVTTISFVLLPGRISFVISVRSSFTGPSPFSVTFLLSTNVSLMVSCEGSFSSFSVTTISFVLLPGRISFVISVRSSFTGPSPFSETFLLSTNVSLMVSCEGSFSSFSVTTTSFVLLPGRISFVISVRSSFTGPSPFSETFLLSTDVSLMVSCEGSFSSFFVTTTSFVLLPGRISFVISVRSSFTGPSPFSETFLLSTDVSLMVSSEGSFSSFSVTTTSFVLLPGRISFVISVRSSSSITTCVSVVFDTFPWGFTSVSVVFSTTVLLLVTCPVSSVSSKTFLSTVFMVSLGPFSTSSSPFPQGSSAAFSRLVEAAPSFWTPVEPAPPASDRLLAFRFPRTMKIVQTTKSNIVVD, from the exons atggtttcatgtgaaggtagtttttcttctttctctgttactacaacttcattcgttttattgccgggcagaatctcctttgttatctctgttcgttcttctTTCACAG gtccatcgccattgtctgaaacattcctactctccacaaatgtttccttgatggtttcatgtgaag gtagtttttcttccttctctgttactacaacttcattcgttttattgccgggcagaatctcctttgttatctctgttcggtctactatcagaggtccatcgccattttctgtaacattcctactctccacaaatttttccttgatggtttcccgtgaaggtagtttttcttctttttctgttactacaatttcattcgttttattgccgggcagaatctcctttgttatctctgttcggtctactatcagaggtccatcgccattttctgtaacattcctactctccacaaatttttccttgatggtttcccgtgaag gtagtttttcttctttctctgttactacagcttcattcgttttattgccgggcagaatctcctttgttgtctctgttcgttcttctttcacaggtccatcgccattttctgtaacattcctactctccacaaatgtttccttgatggtttcatgtgaaggtagtttttcttctttttctgttactacaatttcattcgttttattgccgggcagaatctcctttgttatctctgttcgttcttctttcacaggtccatcgccattttctgtaacattcctactctccacaaatgtttccttgatggtttcatgtgaaggtagtttttcttctttctctgttactacaatttcattcgttttattgccgggcagaatctcctttgttatctctgttcgttcttctttcacaggtccatcgccattttctgaaacattcctactctccacaaatgtttccttgatggtttcatgtgaag gtagtttttcttctttctctgttactacaacttcattcgttttattgccgggcagaatctcctttgttatctctgttcgttcttctttcacaggtccatcgccattttctgaaacattcctactctccacagatgtttccttgatggtttcatgtgaaggtagtttttcttctttctttgttactacaacttcattcgttttattgccgggcagaatctcctttgttatctctgttcgttcttctttcacaggtccatcgccattttctgaaacattcctactctccacagatgtttccttgatggtttcaagtgaag gtagtttttcttctttctctgttactacaacttcattcgttttattgccgggcagaatctcctttgtcaTCTCTGTTCGTTCTTCCTCATCCATAACAACCTGTGTTTCCGTAGTCTTTGATACATTTCCGTGGGGCTTTACGTCAGTTTCTGTAGTCTTTTCAACGACTGTCTTGTTGCTGGTTACATGCCCCGTTTCATCTGTATCATCAAAGACTTTCCTTTCCACGGTCTTCATGGTGTCATTAGGGCCATTTTCCACCTCTTCGTCACCTTTTCCCCAAGGCTCCTCGGCGGCCTTCTCCAGGCTAGTGGAGGCCGCCCCGTCCTTTTGGACCCCGGTGGAGCCCGCACCCCCGGCCAGCGACAGGCTGCTGGCATTCAGATTCCCGAGGACCATGAAGATCGTCCAAACTACGAAGAGCAACATAGTTGTTGACTGA
- the LOC127007407 gene encoding uncharacterized protein LOC127007407 isoform X9 has protein sequence MVSCEGSFSSFSVTTTSFVLLPGRISFVISVRSSFTGPSPFSVTFLLSTNVSLMVSCEGSFSSFSVTTASFVLLPGRISFVISVRSSFRGPSPLSETFLLSTNVSLMVSCEGSFSSFSVTTTSFVLLPGRISFVISVRSTIRGPSPFSVTFLLSTNFSLMVSREGSFSSFSVTTISFVLLPGRISFVISVRSTIRGPSPFSVTFLLSTNFSLMVSREGSFSSFSVTTASFVLLPGRISFVVSVRSSFTGPSPFSVTFLLSTNVSLMVSCEGSFSSFSVTTISFVLLPGRISFVISVRSSFTGPSPFSVTFLLSTNVSLMVSCEGSFSSFSVTTISFVLLPGRISFVISVRSSFTGPSPFSETFLLSTNVSLMVSCEGSFSSFSVTTTSFVLLPGRISFVISVRSSFTGPSPFSETFLLSTDVSLMVSCEGSFSSFFVTTTSFVLLPGRISFVISVRSSFTGPSPFSETFLLSTDVSLMVSSEGSFSSFSVTTTSFVLLPGRISFVISVRSSSSITTCVSVVFDTFPWGFTSVSVVFSTTVLLLVTCPVSSVSSKTFLSTVFMVSLGPFSTSSSPFPQGSSAAFSRLVEAAPSFWTPVEPAPPASDRLLAFRFPRTMKIVQTTKSNIVVD, from the exons atggtttcatgtgaaggtagtttttcttctttctctgttactacaacttcattcgttttattgccgggcagaatctcctttgttatctctgttcgttcttctTTCACAG gtccatcgccattttctgtaacattcctactctccacaaatgtttccttgatggtttcatgtgaag gtagtttttcttctttctctgttactacagcttcattcgttttattgccgggcagaatctcctttgttatctctgttcgttcttctttcagaggtccatcgccattgtctgaaacattcctactctccacaaatgtttccttgatggtttcatgtgaag gtagtttttcttccttctctgttactacaacttcattcgttttattgccgggcagaatctcctttgttatctctgttcggtctactatcagaggtccatcgccattttctgtaacattcctactctccacaaatttttccttgatggtttcccgtgaaggtagtttttcttctttttctgttactacaatttcattcgttttattgccgggcagaatctcctttgttatctctgttcggtctactatcagaggtccatcgccattttctgtaacattcctactctccacaaatttttccttgatggtttcccgtgaag gtagtttttcttctttctctgttactacagcttcattcgttttattgccgggcagaatctcctttgttgtctctgttcgttcttctttcacaggtccatcgccattttctgtaacattcctactctccacaaatgtttccttgatggtttcatgtgaaggtagtttttcttctttttctgttactacaatttcattcgttttattgccgggcagaatctcctttgttatctctgttcgttcttctttcacaggtccatcgccattttctgtaacattcctactctccacaaatgtttccttgatggtttcatgtgaaggtagtttttcttctttctctgttactacaatttcattcgttttattgccgggcagaatctcctttgttatctctgttcgttcttctttcacaggtccatcgccattttctgaaacattcctactctccacaaatgtttccttgatggtttcatgtgaag gtagtttttcttctttctctgttactacaacttcattcgttttattgccgggcagaatctcctttgttatctctgttcgttcttctttcacaggtccatcgccattttctgaaacattcctactctccacagatgtttccttgatggtttcatgtgaaggtagtttttcttctttctttgttactacaacttcattcgttttattgccgggcagaatctcctttgttatctctgttcgttcttctttcacaggtccatcgccattttctgaaacattcctactctccacagatgtttccttgatggtttcaagtgaag gtagtttttcttctttctctgttactacaacttcattcgttttattgccgggcagaatctcctttgtcaTCTCTGTTCGTTCTTCCTCATCCATAACAACCTGTGTTTCCGTAGTCTTTGATACATTTCCGTGGGGCTTTACGTCAGTTTCTGTAGTCTTTTCAACGACTGTCTTGTTGCTGGTTACATGCCCCGTTTCATCTGTATCATCAAAGACTTTCCTTTCCACGGTCTTCATGGTGTCATTAGGGCCATTTTCCACCTCTTCGTCACCTTTTCCCCAAGGCTCCTCGGCGGCCTTCTCCAGGCTAGTGGAGGCCGCCCCGTCCTTTTGGACCCCGGTGGAGCCCGCACCCCCGGCCAGCGACAGGCTGCTGGCATTCAGATTCCCGAGGACCATGAAGATCGTCCAAACTACGAAGAGCAACATAGTTGTTGACTGA
- the LOC127007407 gene encoding mucin-3A-like isoform X4, translating into MVSCEGSFSSFSVTTTSFVLLPGRISFVISVRSSFTGPSPFSVTFLLSTNVSLMVSCEGSFSSFSVTTTSFVLLPGRISFVFSVRSTIRGPSPFSVTLRSTDVIEMLSCEGSFSSFSVTTASFVLLPGRISFVISVRSSFRGPSPLSETFLLSTNVSLMVSCEGSFSSFSVTTTSFVLLPGRISFVISVRSTIRGPSPFSVTFLLSTNFSLMVSREGSFSSFSVTTISFVLLPGRISFVISVRSTIRGPSPFSVTFLLSTNFSLMVSREGSFSSFSVTTASFVLLPGRISFVVSVRSSFTGPSPFSVTFLLSTNVSLMVSCEGSFSSFSVTTISFVLLPGRISFVISVRSSFTGPSPFSVTFLLSTNVSLMVSCEGSFSSFSVTTISFVLLPGRISFVISVRSSFTGPSPFSETFLLSTNVSLMVSCEGSFSSFSVTTTSFVLLPGRISFVISVRSSFTGPSPFSETFLLSTDVSLMVSCEGSFSSFFVTTTSFVLLPGRISFVISVRSSFTGPSPFSETFLLSTDVSLMVSSEGSFSSFSVTTTSFVLLPGRISFVISVRSSSSITTCVSVVFDTFPWGFTSVSVVFSTTVLLLVTCPVSSVSSKTFLSTVFMVSLGPFSTSSSPFPQGSSAAFSRLVEAAPSFWTPVEPAPPASDRLLAFRFPRTMKIVQTTKSNIVVD; encoded by the exons atggtttcatgtgaaggtagtttttcttctttctctgttactacaacttcattcgttttattgccgggcagaatctcctttgttatctctgttcgttcttctTTCACAG gtccatcgccattttctgtaacattcctactctccacaaatgtttccttgatggtttcatgtgaag gtagtttttcttctttttccgttactacaacttcattcgttttattgccgggcagaatctcctttgttttctctgttcggtctactatcagaggtccatccccattttctgtaacattacgctccacagatgtcatcgaaatgctttcctgtgaag gtagtttttcttctttctctgttactacagcttcattcgttttattgccgggcagaatctcctttgttatctctgttcgttcttctttcagaggtccatcgccattgtctgaaacattcctactctccacaaatgtttccttgatggtttcatgtgaag gtagtttttcttccttctctgttactacaacttcattcgttttattgccgggcagaatctcctttgttatctctgttcggtctactatcagaggtccatcgccattttctgtaacattcctactctccacaaatttttccttgatggtttcccgtgaaggtagtttttcttctttttctgttactacaatttcattcgttttattgccgggcagaatctcctttgttatctctgttcggtctactatcagaggtccatcgccattttctgtaacattcctactctccacaaatttttccttgatggtttcccgtgaag gtagtttttcttctttctctgttactacagcttcattcgttttattgccgggcagaatctcctttgttgtctctgttcgttcttctttcacaggtccatcgccattttctgtaacattcctactctccacaaatgtttccttgatggtttcatgtgaaggtagtttttcttctttttctgttactacaatttcattcgttttattgccgggcagaatctcctttgttatctctgttcgttcttctttcacaggtccatcgccattttctgtaacattcctactctccacaaatgtttccttgatggtttcatgtgaaggtagtttttcttctttctctgttactacaatttcattcgttttattgccgggcagaatctcctttgttatctctgttcgttcttctttcacaggtccatcgccattttctgaaacattcctactctccacaaatgtttccttgatggtttcatgtgaag gtagtttttcttctttctctgttactacaacttcattcgttttattgccgggcagaatctcctttgttatctctgttcgttcttctttcacaggtccatcgccattttctgaaacattcctactctccacagatgtttccttgatggtttcatgtgaaggtagtttttcttctttctttgttactacaacttcattcgttttattgccgggcagaatctcctttgttatctctgttcgttcttctttcacaggtccatcgccattttctgaaacattcctactctccacagatgtttccttgatggtttcaagtgaag gtagtttttcttctttctctgttactacaacttcattcgttttattgccgggcagaatctcctttgtcaTCTCTGTTCGTTCTTCCTCATCCATAACAACCTGTGTTTCCGTAGTCTTTGATACATTTCCGTGGGGCTTTACGTCAGTTTCTGTAGTCTTTTCAACGACTGTCTTGTTGCTGGTTACATGCCCCGTTTCATCTGTATCATCAAAGACTTTCCTTTCCACGGTCTTCATGGTGTCATTAGGGCCATTTTCCACCTCTTCGTCACCTTTTCCCCAAGGCTCCTCGGCGGCCTTCTCCAGGCTAGTGGAGGCCGCCCCGTCCTTTTGGACCCCGGTGGAGCCCGCACCCCCGGCCAGCGACAGGCTGCTGGCATTCAGATTCCCGAGGACCATGAAGATCGTCCAAACTACGAAGAGCAACATAGTTGTTGACTGA
- the LOC127007407 gene encoding uncharacterized protein LOC127007407 isoform X24 — translation MVSCEGSFSSFSVTTISFVLLPGRISFVISVRSSFTGPSPLSETFLLSTNVSLMVSREGSFSSFSVTTTSFVLLPGRISFVISVRSTIRGPSPFSVTFLLSTNFSLMVSREGSFSSFSVTTISFVLLPGRISFVISVRSTIRGPSPFSVTFLLSTNFSLMVSREGSFSSFSVTTASFVLLPGRISFVVSVRSSFTGPSPFSVTFLLSTNVSLMVSCEGSFSSFSVTTISFVLLPGRISFVISVRSSFTGPSPFSVTFLLSTNVSLMVSCEGSFSSFSVTTISFVLLPGRISFVISVRSSFTGPSPFSETFLLSTNVSLMVSCEGSFSSFSVTTTSFVLLPGRISFVISVRSSFTGPSPFSETFLLSTDVSLMVSCEGSFSSFFVTTTSFVLLPGRISFVISVRSSFTGPSPFSETFLLSTDVSLMVSSEGSFSSFSVTTTSFVLLPGRISFVISVRSSSSITTCVSVVFDTFPWGFTSVSVVFSTTVLLLVTCPVSSVSSKTFLSTVFMVSLGPFSTSSSPFPQGSSAAFSRLVEAAPSFWTPVEPAPPASDRLLAFRFPRTMKIVQTTKSNIVVD, via the exons atggtttcatgtgaag gtagtttttcttctttctctgttactacaatttcattcgttttattgccgggcagaatctcctttgttatctctgttcgttcttctttcacag gtccatcgccattgtCTGAAACATTCCTACTCTCAACAAATGTATCCCTGATGgtttcccgtgaaggtagtttttcttccttctctgttactacaacttcattcgttttattgccgggcagaatctcctttgttatctctgttcggtctactatcagaggtccatcgccattttctgtaacattcctactctccacaaatttttccttgatggtttcccgtgaaggtagtttttcttctttttctgttactacaatttcattcgttttattgccgggcagaatctcctttgttatctctgttcggtctactatcagaggtccatcgccattttctgtaacattcctactctccacaaatttttccttgatggtttcccgtgaag gtagtttttcttctttctctgttactacagcttcattcgttttattgccgggcagaatctcctttgttgtctctgttcgttcttctttcacaggtccatcgccattttctgtaacattcctactctccacaaatgtttccttgatggtttcatgtgaaggtagtttttcttctttttctgttactacaatttcattcgttttattgccgggcagaatctcctttgttatctctgttcgttcttctttcacaggtccatcgccattttctgtaacattcctactctccacaaatgtttccttgatggtttcatgtgaaggtagtttttcttctttctctgttactacaatttcattcgttttattgccgggcagaatctcctttgttatctctgttcgttcttctttcacaggtccatcgccattttctgaaacattcctactctccacaaatgtttccttgatggtttcatgtgaag gtagtttttcttctttctctgttactacaacttcattcgttttattgccgggcagaatctcctttgttatctctgttcgttcttctttcacaggtccatcgccattttctgaaacattcctactctccacagatgtttccttgatggtttcatgtgaaggtagtttttcttctttctttgttactacaacttcattcgttttattgccgggcagaatctcctttgttatctctgttcgttcttctttcacaggtccatcgccattttctgaaacattcctactctccacagatgtttccttgatggtttcaagtgaag gtagtttttcttctttctctgttactacaacttcattcgttttattgccgggcagaatctcctttgtcaTCTCTGTTCGTTCTTCCTCATCCATAACAACCTGTGTTTCCGTAGTCTTTGATACATTTCCGTGGGGCTTTACGTCAGTTTCTGTAGTCTTTTCAACGACTGTCTTGTTGCTGGTTACATGCCCCGTTTCATCTGTATCATCAAAGACTTTCCTTTCCACGGTCTTCATGGTGTCATTAGGGCCATTTTCCACCTCTTCGTCACCTTTTCCCCAAGGCTCCTCGGCGGCCTTCTCCAGGCTAGTGGAGGCCGCCCCGTCCTTTTGGACCCCGGTGGAGCCCGCACCCCCGGCCAGCGACAGGCTGCTGGCATTCAGATTCCCGAGGACCATGAAGATCGTCCAAACTACGAAGAGCAACATAGTTGTTGACTGA
- the LOC127007407 gene encoding uncharacterized protein LOC127007407 isoform X32, with the protein MVSCEGSFSSFSVTTTSFVLLPGRISFVISVRSTIRGPSPFSVTFLLSTNFSLMVSREGSFSSFSVTTISFVLLPGRISFVISVRSTIRGPSPFSVTFLLSTNFSLMVSREGSFSSFSVTTASFVLLPGRISFVVSVRSSFTGPSPFSVTFLLSTNVSLMVSCEGSFSSFSVTTISFVLLPGRISFVISVRSSFTGPSPFSVTFLLSTNVSLMVSCEGSFSSFSVTTISFVLLPGRISFVISVRSSFTGPSPFSETFLLSTNVSLMVSCEGSFSSFSVTTTSFVLLPGRISFVISVRSSFTGPSPFSETFLLSTDVSLMVSCEGSFSSFFVTTTSFVLLPGRISFVISVRSSFTGPSPFSETFLLSTDVSLMVSSEGSFSSFSVTTTSFVLLPGRISFVISVRSSSSITTCVSVVFDTFPWGFTSVSVVFSTTVLLLVTCPVSSVSSKTFLSTVFMVSLGPFSTSSSPFPQGSSAAFSRLVEAAPSFWTPVEPAPPASDRLLAFRFPRTMKIVQTTKSNIVVD; encoded by the exons atggtttcatgtgaag gtagtttttcttccttctctgttactacaacttcattcgttttattgccgggcagaatctcctttgttatctctgttcggtctactatcagaggtccatcgccattttctgtaacattcctactctccacaaatttttccttgatggtttcccgtgaaggtagtttttcttctttttctgttactacaatttcattcgttttattgccgggcagaatctcctttgttatctctgttcggtctactatcagaggtccatcgccattttctgtaacattcctactctccacaaatttttccttgatggtttcccgtgaag gtagtttttcttctttctctgttactacagcttcattcgttttattgccgggcagaatctcctttgttgtctctgttcgttcttctttcacaggtccatcgccattttctgtaacattcctactctccacaaatgtttccttgatggtttcatgtgaaggtagtttttcttctttttctgttactacaatttcattcgttttattgccgggcagaatctcctttgttatctctgttcgttcttctttcacaggtccatcgccattttctgtaacattcctactctccacaaatgtttccttgatggtttcatgtgaaggtagtttttcttctttctctgttactacaatttcattcgttttattgccgggcagaatctcctttgttatctctgttcgttcttctttcacaggtccatcgccattttctgaaacattcctactctccacaaatgtttccttgatggtttcatgtgaag gtagtttttcttctttctctgttactacaacttcattcgttttattgccgggcagaatctcctttgttatctctgttcgttcttctttcacaggtccatcgccattttctgaaacattcctactctccacagatgtttccttgatggtttcatgtgaaggtagtttttcttctttctttgttactacaacttcattcgttttattgccgggcagaatctcctttgttatctctgttcgttcttctttcacaggtccatcgccattttctgaaacattcctactctccacagatgtttccttgatggtttcaagtgaag gtagtttttcttctttctctgttactacaacttcattcgttttattgccgggcagaatctcctttgtcaTCTCTGTTCGTTCTTCCTCATCCATAACAACCTGTGTTTCCGTAGTCTTTGATACATTTCCGTGGGGCTTTACGTCAGTTTCTGTAGTCTTTTCAACGACTGTCTTGTTGCTGGTTACATGCCCCGTTTCATCTGTATCATCAAAGACTTTCCTTTCCACGGTCTTCATGGTGTCATTAGGGCCATTTTCCACCTCTTCGTCACCTTTTCCCCAAGGCTCCTCGGCGGCCTTCTCCAGGCTAGTGGAGGCCGCCCCGTCCTTTTGGACCCCGGTGGAGCCCGCACCCCCGGCCAGCGACAGGCTGCTGGCATTCAGATTCCCGAGGACCATGAAGATCGTCCAAACTACGAAGAGCAACATAGTTGTTGACTGA